The genomic stretch GGCGGGAATCACGACCTGTTCGAGGGGGGCGTCGGAGGCGGGGCCTCCACAGGCGGCGAGGAGGAGCAGGCCTCCGGCGAGCAGGCGCTTCATGGAGTGGGGGCGCGCCGGAAGTCGAGGTACTGCTGCAGGAGGACCGTGGCGGCGAGCGCGTCGACATCCGATTTCCGCCCCCGGGTGCTTCCCCCCATTTCCCGCACCGCGTCGAGCGCGATGGCGGTCGTGAACCGCTCGTCCGCCAACTCCACCGGCAGTCCGGTGCGCCGGCCGACATGGTCGGCGAGCGCGCGTGCCGCCTCGCTGGAGGGGGTTTCGGCGCCTTCGAGTGAAATGGGGAGTCCGACGACGATGCCGACCACCGGCTCGGCGTCGAGGAGCGCGAGCAGTTGCGGCATCGGGAAGCGCTTGCCGGCCCGGCGCGTCAGGGTGGTGAGGGGCGAGGCGAGGATCTGGCCCTCGTCGGAACGCGCCACGCCGAATCGAATCTCGCCCCAGTCCAGCGCCAGGATGCGACCCACGCGGGGAATGATGATCCGCGCCCCTACTGCGCCATCGTGGCGAAGAACTCCTTGTTGGTCTTGGTGCGCTTCATCCGTTCCAGCAGGAATTCGAGCGCCTCGACCGGCGGCATGTCGGCCAGGAAGTTCCGCAGCAGGTACACCCGGTTGAGCTCGTCCTTGTCCATCAGGAGCTCTTCCTTGCGGGTGGAGGTCTTCTGGATGTCGATGGCGGGGTAGATCCGGCGGTCGGCCAGGCGCCGGTCGAGGACCAGTTCCATGTTGCCGGTGCCCTTGAACTCTTCGAAGATGACTTCATCCATCCGGCTGCCGGTGTCCACCAGCGCCGTGGCGATGATCGTCAGCGACCCGCCGCCGTCGATGTTGCGCGCCGCGCCGAAGAACCGCTTCGGCTTCTGGAGCGCGTTGGCGTCCACGCCGCCCGAGAGAATCTTACCCGAATGCGGCACCACCACGTTGTGCGCCCGCGCCAGGCGGGTAATGGAGTCGAGGAGGATCACCACGTCGCGCCCATGCTCCACCAGCCGCTTCGACTTCTCGATGACCATGTCCGCCACCTGCACGTGCCGGTCGGCGGGCTCGTCGAAGGTGGAGGAGATGACCTCCGCCTTCACGTTCTCCTCCATGTCCGTCACTTCCTCGGGCCGCTCGTCGATGAGCAGCACGATCAGGACGATTTCGGGATGGTTCTCGCTGATGGCGTTGGCGAGCTTCTGGAGGAGGATGGTCTTGCCGGCCTTCGGCGGGGCCACGATCAGGCCGCGCTGGCCCTTGCCGATCGGGGAGAGGAGGTCGACCACCCGCATCGCGAGGTCGCCGGTGCTCTGCTCCAGCCGGATCCGGCTGTCGGGATACCGCGGCCGCAGGTTGTCGAAGGCGATCCGGTGCTTGGTCTTTTCCGGCTCCTCAAAGTTGACGCTCTCCACCTTCAGGAGCGCCAGGTAGCGTTCCCCCTCCTTCGGCGGCCGCACCTGGCCCATCACCGTGTCGCCGGTGCGGAGGTCGAAGCGCTTGATCTGGCTGGGGGAGACGTAGATGTCGTCGGGGCCGTAGAGATAGTTCCAGTCCTGGCTCCGCAGGAAGCCGTACCCCTCGGGCAGAATCTCGAGCACGCCCTCGCCCCGGATGACGGTGTCCGAGTCAAGCAGCGACTGCTCGATGCGGAAGATGAGGTCCTGTTTCCGGAGCCCCGAATAATTGGTGAGGTTGAGCTGCTCGGCGAGAGTCTGCAGCTCGGCGACGGACTTCTGTTTTAGCTCGGCGATATCCACGGATGTGGCTCCGAAACGGGGCGGCCAGCCCGACAAGGGCCGGTGGCAGGGAGGTGCGGGATGGAGATATCCAGTGCGGTGATCGGGTATTGACCGTCTATGGGGAGTGCCCCGCAAGGGCGGGGGCGACGTACTCGTGTCTCTGGGGAGATTGACTACAGATGCTTAGAGGTATCACCAAGCTACGGCTTCGCCAGAGATCCGTCAAGGAGCACGCCAAAGTTGGATTCGGGCTTGCCCGGGGTGCCGGCAACTCACACCTTCGGCCCCGCTGCCCCGCTGCCCCGCTGTCCCGCTGCCCCGCTGCCCCCCTGCCCAGCCTCCCAAAGCACTTTGGGACTATTGCGTAATTCCCACAATACCATATCTTTAGCGAGGTTCCACCTGACGGTAAGCCGTCCGCCAACGGCTTCTGGGGAGGCTTTGCTATGCCGGCACAGACGCTCCGTACCACCCTGGCCCGCGATGCCCGCGAGCCGGTCCTTCTCGACCTCCCGACCCTGACATACGCTGGACAGACCCTCACCGTCCGCCTCGTGCTGCGGCTCGACGAGCATCGCATCTGGCGCGGGAAGCTCCAGTTCCAGGCGGCCGATGTCGACGTGCCCCGCGAGACGTTCGAGATCTTCTGCGGTGCCCGGGAGCAGGATCTCTGGGAGTCGGTGCGGTCGCTCCGCGAGCATCACTTCCGCGACCTCTACCGTTCGCTCGAATAGCATGAGCGATACCGAAACAATCAATCGGCTTCGGCACGACCTGGCCAATCCCCTCTCCGCCCTGCTGGCGGAGGCGCAGCTGCTCCTCCTTAACGAATCCAAGCTCGACCCCGAGACGCTCACCAGCATTCGAGAAATCGAGGCGCTGGCCATCCGGATGCGGACCCTGCTCAGGGAGCGTTAGCGAATGTGTCGCCGTCCCGTCACCCGTCGGCCCCGTGCCGCGGTGCCGGTACGCCTCTCTCCCCGCGCTTGGTCGACACCGCGCTCGATCTGGCCTGGCCGCCGCCGCCCCCGGGGCCGGTCCAACATCCCCACCCGCTGAGCCGGACCCCCACCGTACCATTCTGCCTCCCACGCGCCTAGGTTACAGATTCCCTCTACCCCCCAACTCTCCGTCACGAGCGTTCGATGCGCATTCCAGTCCTCCTCCTCGCCACGTTGACCGCCGCCGGCCCGCTTGCCGCCCAGCTCCCTGAGCGCGCGGTCCGCCGGACCATCCCGATCACCAACGCCTTCCAGCGCGGGCTTCAGGCCGGCACACGCGACTCCACCGGCCGGCCCGGCGCCAACTACTGGCAGCTCCGGACCGACTACTCGATCGACACCCGCCTCGATCCCGTCACCGGCATCGTGTCCGGCCGGGAGACGGTGACCATCACGAATCCGAGCGACTCGGCGCTGACGATGCTCGCCATCCGTCTCGACCAGAACATGTTCACCCCGAAGGCGCCCCGGTCCCGGCCCGCGGCCGCGACCACCTCCGGGATGACGATCACCCGGATGAAGGCCAACGGGCGCGATATCAACGTGGACAGCCTGTCGCCTCTCTGGAACGAGACCACGCTGGTGCGGGTGCGACTCGAGACGCCGATCGCCGCCGGTGGGACCGGCACCCTGGAGGTGAGCTGGGCGTTCAAGGTGCCCGTCATCCCCGAGGGCACCCGGGGCGACCGGATGGGCGCCTGGGGCAACAAGCTCTTCCAGCAGGCCCAGTGGTACCCGCGTGTGGCCAACTACGACGACCTCCGCGGCTGGGACCGTGACCCGTATATGGGCGGTTCGGAGTTCTACAACAACTTCGGCAAGTTCGACGTCCGGATCGACGTTCCTGCCGGCTGGCTGGTCGGCGCCACTGGGCAGCTGGTCAACTCAGGCGACGTGCTCACCCCGATGGTCCTCGAGCGGCTGGGTCGCGCGACGGAAAGCGACAGCCAGATCGTGATCGTCGGTCCCGACGAGCGGGCGGCGGGCACCAGCACCGTGGCCGGCTCCCGGCTGGTCTGGCACTTCGTCGCCGACAGCGTGGCCGACTTCGCCTGGGCCGCTTCCAACGAATACGTCTGGG from Gemmatimonadales bacterium encodes the following:
- the ruvX gene encoding Holliday junction resolvase RuvX, which gives rise to MGRILALDWGEIRFGVARSDEGQILASPLTTLTRRAGKRFPMPQLLALLDAEPVVGIVVGLPISLEGAETPSSEAARALADHVGRRTGLPVELADERFTTAIALDAVREMGGSTRGRKSDVDALAATVLLQQYLDFRRAPTP
- the rho gene encoding transcription termination factor Rho, which translates into the protein MDIAELKQKSVAELQTLAEQLNLTNYSGLRKQDLIFRIEQSLLDSDTVIRGEGVLEILPEGYGFLRSQDWNYLYGPDDIYVSPSQIKRFDLRTGDTVMGQVRPPKEGERYLALLKVESVNFEEPEKTKHRIAFDNLRPRYPDSRIRLEQSTGDLAMRVVDLLSPIGKGQRGLIVAPPKAGKTILLQKLANAISENHPEIVLIVLLIDERPEEVTDMEENVKAEVISSTFDEPADRHVQVADMVIEKSKRLVEHGRDVVILLDSITRLARAHNVVVPHSGKILSGGVDANALQKPKRFFGAARNIDGGGSLTIIATALVDTGSRMDEVIFEEFKGTGNMELVLDRRLADRRIYPAIDIQKTSTRKEELLMDKDELNRVYLLRNFLADMPPVEALEFLLERMKRTKTNKEFFATMAQ